Proteins from a single region of Haloarchaeobius litoreus:
- a CDS encoding TetR/AcrR family transcriptional regulator, with product MSESDEKVSAKDTEEVIMEATFRALSKHGYSELRMRDIGEEMELTRQVIHYHFDGKYDLMASFLEYIIDQYEGSVEVDGDADPRTELDARIDQCLFGPEFEEFSHWDRMKVYHELYTFAQNDETHREIFNDHYERIRGSIVEVVEEGMEQGTFREVDAERMGQLVTDIIHAARGRRMALGHEEAPEQARQSIDEFILDSLTLDEE from the coding sequence ATGAGCGAATCGGACGAGAAGGTCTCCGCGAAGGACACCGAAGAGGTGATCATGGAGGCCACGTTCCGTGCCCTGAGCAAACACGGCTACAGCGAGCTGCGGATGCGGGACATCGGGGAGGAGATGGAGCTCACCCGCCAGGTCATCCACTACCACTTCGACGGTAAGTACGACCTCATGGCCTCGTTCCTCGAGTACATCATCGACCAGTACGAGGGCAGCGTCGAGGTCGACGGCGACGCGGACCCCCGGACCGAGCTCGACGCCCGCATCGACCAGTGTCTGTTCGGCCCCGAGTTCGAGGAGTTCTCCCACTGGGACCGGATGAAGGTGTACCACGAGCTGTACACCTTCGCCCAGAACGACGAGACGCACCGCGAGATATTCAACGACCACTACGAGCGCATCCGTGGGAGCATCGTCGAGGTCGTCGAGGAGGGGATGGAGCAGGGCACCTTCCGCGAGGTCGACGCTGAACGGATGGGCCAGCTCGTCACGGACATCATCCACGCGGCCCGTGGCCGTCGCATGGCACTCGGCCACGAGGAGGCACCCGAACAGGCCCGCCAGTCCATCGACGAGTTCATCCTCGATTCGCTAACGCTCGACGAGGAGTGA
- a CDS encoding amidohydrolase family protein, which translates to MSVTLIQNGTLVTMDPDLGEMGGADVLIEDGKIVDVGRNLSAPDAEVIDASNHIVLPGFVDSHIHMAQTQVRGIAGDWSLMGEYFEHMLGNITGLYQPEDMYLGGLFGAFEKLYTGTTTALDWSYPNSVEHAERAVDALQDAGLRAVYTWGPPGDDAAKWWYESDVGLPEEQIREVHDGKIRDDDLLSLGLGLRGPDFCVDETARSDMELARELGALASIHMGAALWPSSVYGEDYQGFGAISDMLGPDVNVAHANHFSQEDVQHAVDEGVSFSSTPEVEMQMGHGIPVTGKVLEAGGQPAWGVDVCSNISGDMGSQMRIGLQVQRMFDNQRTLEGDEEVSEVTITARDTLEMATMEGARALDMADQIGSLTPGKRADVVMLRTDDFMTAPSHSPIQTVVFQSDPSHIDTVLVDGEPVKRDGELLNPAVEEEFDRFVASGRRLIDEAGLDLD; encoded by the coding sequence ATGTCAGTCACACTCATACAGAACGGCACGCTCGTCACGATGGACCCCGACCTCGGGGAGATGGGCGGTGCCGACGTGCTCATCGAGGACGGCAAGATCGTCGACGTGGGGCGGAACCTGAGCGCACCCGACGCCGAGGTCATCGACGCGTCGAACCACATCGTCCTGCCGGGGTTCGTCGACTCGCACATCCACATGGCCCAGACCCAGGTGCGGGGCATCGCCGGGGACTGGTCGCTCATGGGCGAGTACTTCGAGCACATGCTCGGCAACATCACCGGGCTCTACCAGCCCGAGGACATGTACCTCGGCGGCCTCTTCGGGGCGTTCGAGAAGCTCTACACGGGGACGACCACCGCCCTGGACTGGTCCTACCCGAACTCGGTCGAACACGCCGAACGGGCCGTCGACGCGCTGCAGGACGCCGGGCTGCGCGCGGTGTACACCTGGGGCCCGCCGGGAGATGACGCGGCGAAGTGGTGGTACGAGAGCGACGTCGGCCTCCCGGAGGAGCAGATTCGCGAGGTCCACGACGGGAAGATCCGGGACGACGACCTGCTCAGCCTGGGGCTCGGGCTCCGGGGGCCGGACTTCTGCGTCGACGAGACCGCCCGCAGCGACATGGAACTGGCACGCGAACTCGGCGCTCTCGCCAGCATCCACATGGGGGCAGCGCTGTGGCCCTCGTCGGTCTACGGCGAGGACTACCAGGGCTTCGGCGCGATCTCCGACATGCTCGGGCCGGACGTCAACGTCGCCCACGCGAACCACTTCTCGCAGGAGGACGTCCAGCACGCCGTCGACGAGGGCGTCTCGTTCTCCTCGACCCCGGAGGTCGAGATGCAGATGGGCCACGGCATCCCCGTGACGGGGAAGGTGCTCGAGGCCGGCGGCCAGCCAGCCTGGGGCGTCGACGTCTGCTCGAACATCAGCGGCGACATGGGCAGCCAGATGCGCATCGGGCTGCAGGTCCAGCGGATGTTCGACAACCAGCGGACCCTGGAGGGCGACGAGGAGGTCTCCGAGGTCACCATCACCGCACGCGACACGCTGGAGATGGCGACCATGGAGGGCGCGAGGGCGCTCGACATGGCGGACCAGATCGGGAGTCTCACGCCGGGCAAGCGCGCCGACGTCGTCATGCTTCGGACGGACGACTTCATGACCGCGCCGTCGCACTCGCCCATCCAGACCGTCGTGTTCCAGTCGGACCCGTCGCACATCGACACGGTGCTCGTCGACGGCGAGCCCGTCAAGCGCGACGGCGAACTGCTGAACCCGGCTGTCGAGGAGGAGTTCGACCGCTTCGTCGCCTCCGGCCGGCGGCTCATCGACGAGGCCGGACTCGACCTGGACTGA
- a CDS encoding fumarylacetoacetate hydrolase family protein, which produces MHIGQYRTTDDEQPWCGVRREDGTVVDLPTAGYRAGVDVPNLTADLLATWEWRRKVDLAVEYAEATGVGVHDHDDLDRLAPVTEPSKVVCVGLNYRDHAAEGDNPIPDEPVLFSKFPSSVNGPDDTITWDPDLTQKVDYEAELVVVIGEEARRVDEDEALDHVAGFLVGNDVSARDLQHGDGQWVRGKSLDSFAPIGPELVTADEVDDPHDLDIWAEVNGERLQESTTANLIFGIDELVSFCSQAFTLEPGDLLFTGTPPGVGVYRDPPVLLQEGDEVTIGVEEVGVLTNGCGYL; this is translated from the coding sequence ATGCACATCGGACAATACAGGACGACAGACGACGAACAGCCGTGGTGCGGTGTCAGACGGGAGGACGGCACCGTCGTCGATCTCCCGACGGCCGGCTACCGCGCGGGTGTCGACGTCCCGAACCTGACGGCCGACCTCCTCGCGACGTGGGAGTGGCGGCGCAAGGTGGACCTGGCGGTCGAGTACGCCGAGGCGACCGGCGTGGGCGTCCACGACCACGACGACCTCGACCGACTCGCGCCCGTCACGGAGCCCTCCAAGGTCGTGTGCGTCGGCCTCAACTACCGGGACCACGCGGCGGAGGGCGACAACCCGATTCCAGACGAGCCAGTGCTGTTCTCGAAGTTCCCGTCCTCGGTGAACGGGCCCGACGACACCATCACCTGGGACCCCGACCTGACGCAGAAGGTGGACTACGAGGCCGAACTCGTCGTGGTCATCGGCGAGGAGGCTCGGCGGGTCGACGAGGACGAGGCGCTCGATCACGTCGCTGGCTTCCTCGTCGGCAACGACGTGTCGGCCCGCGACCTCCAGCACGGCGACGGCCAGTGGGTCAGGGGGAAGAGCCTCGACTCGTTCGCGCCCATCGGTCCCGAGCTCGTGACGGCCGACGAGGTGGACGACCCACACGACCTCGACATCTGGGCGGAGGTCAACGGTGAACGGTTGCAGGAGTCGACCACCGCGAACCTCATCTTCGGAATCGACGAACTGGTGTCGTTCTGCAGTCAGGCGTTCACGCTCGAACCGGGCGACCTGCTGTTCACCGGGACGCCACCGGGTGTGGGTGTCTACCGCGACCCGCCCGTCCTCCTCCAGGAGGGCGACGAGGTGACCATCGGGGTCGAGGAGGTCGGCGTGCTGACGAACGGCTGTGGATACCTGTAG
- a CDS encoding TatD family hydrolase gives MTRDYPTARPTDASYLADQPPLPTELLNLPWIDCHNHAHTLSWEDRERYALAGCRSMVMVASGYHWTPYKPVRASDIRFLWDDAVNRRAAIERNHFFEAKLGLGVHTGVRIENPDELLAAMDDYAALDEVVAIGETGVTPSQHVERWDPDEQQAVVQAQMEIANDHDLPVILHTPNTGTESKRSYRDGIGTPGYEKNPGMSTEPVLTGENPALESVRLDIEAAHDAGLPERRVVASHADGNNTTYLMEETDCHLSYTIGHSWLVGVDAADVANAIDEYGPERIMVDTDCANVLRTDPFALKRAIFELYRYGIDPADIRTVVYENPRDVFGLAEE, from the coding sequence ATGACACGGGACTACCCCACCGCTCGACCGACCGACGCATCGTACCTCGCGGACCAGCCACCCCTGCCGACGGAGCTGCTCAACCTCCCCTGGATCGACTGCCACAACCACGCCCACACCCTCTCCTGGGAGGACCGGGAGCGCTACGCCCTGGCGGGCTGTCGGTCCATGGTGATGGTCGCGTCGGGCTACCACTGGACGCCCTACAAGCCCGTCCGGGCGAGCGACATCAGGTTCCTCTGGGACGACGCGGTCAACCGCCGCGCCGCCATCGAGCGGAACCACTTCTTCGAGGCCAAGCTCGGGCTCGGCGTCCACACCGGCGTCCGTATCGAGAACCCAGACGAACTGCTCGCCGCGATGGACGACTACGCCGCGCTCGACGAGGTTGTCGCCATCGGCGAGACTGGCGTGACCCCGAGCCAGCACGTCGAGCGCTGGGACCCAGACGAGCAGCAGGCCGTGGTGCAGGCACAGATGGAAATCGCGAACGACCACGACCTGCCGGTCATCCTCCACACGCCGAACACCGGGACCGAGTCGAAGCGGAGCTACCGCGACGGGATCGGCACACCGGGCTACGAGAAGAACCCGGGTATGAGCACCGAGCCCGTGCTGACCGGCGAGAACCCCGCACTGGAGTCGGTCAGACTGGACATCGAGGCCGCACACGACGCTGGACTGCCGGAGCGACGGGTCGTCGCCTCCCACGCCGATGGGAACAACACGACGTACCTGATGGAGGAGACCGACTGCCACCTGAGCTACACCATCGGACACTCCTGGCTCGTCGGCGTCGACGCCGCCGACGTGGCGAACGCGATCGACGAGTACGGCCCCGAGCGGATCATGGTCGACACCGACTGCGCGAACGTCCTCCGGACCGACCCGTTCGCACTCAAGCGAGCGATATTCGAGCTGTACCGCTACGGAATCGACCCCGCGGACATCCGGACGGTCGTCTACGAGAATCCGAGAGACGTGTTCGGGCTCGCCGAGGAGTAG
- a CDS encoding sialidase family protein produces the protein MSLLIGTDDGLYMADSVPFERDELEQVLDCGVVTAAESWPHTDGVFVASSTGAYRSLDGGHSWNDLGVPLGDRFWHAGQSEVWSILATADGALYAGTNDPYIFRSVDDGETWAELKGFRDLPSRGHWESPIDPHYARLRALETVPGRPDHLIAGVEAGGIHLSTDGGQSWQDRRDTIVDDVHQIHPISEDVWLATTGYLDHDLENLGLGHAVGEGGLWRTVDGGDSWDRIDRGNDYSYIRSVFVHDGTVLFGGGEEAPPAWVNDEHGVALFESTNFCRDLERVSYPGEPHEVVETWAVHDGDVVCGSGLFDVPDQRDDVEGRIMRRTDAGEYETVGRLGANVSRLEVV, from the coding sequence ATGTCACTGCTCATCGGGACAGACGACGGACTGTACATGGCGGACTCCGTACCGTTCGAGCGCGACGAACTCGAGCAGGTGCTCGACTGCGGGGTGGTCACGGCCGCCGAATCCTGGCCGCACACCGACGGCGTGTTCGTCGCCTCGTCCACCGGTGCGTACCGGTCCCTCGACGGTGGGCACAGCTGGAATGACCTCGGGGTTCCACTCGGCGACCGTTTCTGGCATGCCGGCCAGAGCGAGGTCTGGTCCATCCTCGCCACCGCCGACGGGGCGCTCTACGCCGGCACGAACGACCCCTACATCTTCCGGTCGGTCGACGACGGCGAGACGTGGGCGGAGCTCAAGGGCTTCCGTGATCTCCCCTCGCGCGGCCACTGGGAGTCGCCCATCGACCCACACTACGCTCGACTGCGGGCGCTCGAGACGGTCCCCGGGCGGCCGGACCACCTCATCGCCGGGGTCGAGGCCGGCGGCATCCACCTCAGCACCGACGGCGGGCAGAGCTGGCAGGACCGCCGCGACACCATCGTCGACGACGTACACCAGATACACCCCATCTCCGAGGACGTCTGGCTGGCGACGACGGGCTACCTCGACCACGACCTCGAGAACCTCGGACTCGGCCACGCGGTCGGTGAAGGCGGGCTCTGGCGGACGGTCGATGGGGGCGACTCCTGGGACCGCATCGACCGGGGCAACGACTACTCGTACATCAGGTCCGTGTTCGTCCACGACGGCACCGTCCTCTTCGGCGGCGGCGAGGAGGCACCACCGGCCTGGGTGAACGACGAGCACGGCGTGGCGCTGTTCGAGTCGACGAACTTCTGTCGCGACCTCGAACGCGTGTCCTACCCCGGCGAACCACACGAGGTCGTCGAGACGTGGGCCGTCCACGACGGCGACGTCGTCTGTGGCTCGGGGCTGTTCGACGTGCCGGACCAGCGTGACGACGTCGAGGGCCGCATCATGCGTCGAACGGACGCCGGCGAGTACGAGACCGTCGGCCGCCTGGGGGCAAACGTCAGCCGACTGGAGGTGGTCTGA
- a CDS encoding DoxX family protein produces MGDAPSRLGRLLFSGTLVYMAIDGFRNNDKRVEIAAQKGLPNADVAVPVVTGMLLVANIGILLWRFPRASVGAVILFFLGTTPVIHDFWTMEGQERQANKVNFCKNVALLGGAVLLLSEAAGDGDGDADDR; encoded by the coding sequence ATGGGCGACGCACCCTCGCGGCTCGGTCGACTGCTGTTCAGCGGAACGCTCGTCTACATGGCAATCGACGGATTCCGCAACAACGACAAGCGGGTGGAGATCGCAGCGCAGAAGGGCCTGCCGAATGCAGACGTCGCCGTGCCAGTCGTCACGGGGATGCTGCTCGTCGCCAACATCGGGATCCTCCTCTGGCGCTTCCCCCGGGCGTCGGTCGGCGCTGTCATCCTCTTCTTCCTCGGGACGACGCCGGTCATCCACGACTTCTGGACGATGGAGGGGCAGGAACGACAGGCGAACAAGGTGAACTTCTGCAAGAACGTCGCACTGCTCGGCGGGGCGGTGCTCCTGCTCTCCGAGGCGGCCGGTGACGGCGACGGCGATGCCGACGACAGGTGA
- a CDS encoding DMT family transporter, with product MHPYVLLAAAIISELFGTTALKLSDGFSKPLPSVAVVVGYGVAFYLVSLTLEELPIGVVYGTWAALGIVGVAAIGVVVFDEPVDLAGVVGILCILVGVYAVNVVSEMSAH from the coding sequence ATGCACCCCTACGTGCTGCTCGCCGCAGCCATCATCTCGGAACTGTTCGGAACGACCGCACTGAAGCTGTCCGACGGGTTCTCGAAACCGCTGCCGAGCGTTGCGGTCGTCGTCGGCTACGGCGTCGCCTTCTACCTGGTGTCGCTGACGCTGGAGGAGCTGCCGATCGGCGTCGTCTACGGCACCTGGGCGGCCCTCGGAATCGTCGGCGTGGCTGCGATCGGTGTCGTGGTGTTCGACGAGCCGGTGGACCTCGCCGGCGTCGTCGGTATCCTGTGCATCCTCGTCGGTGTCTACGCGGTGAACGTCGTCTCCGAGATGTCCGCGCACTGA
- a CDS encoding TrmB family transcriptional regulator translates to MTALGELGLSSYEEQVYRTLLVTGTTTAADLSTASDVPRGRIYDVLNGLQSRGLVGTQSTEPTRYHAVEPDVAVDRLLAERTRELADEWERYRGVARSIRTNLLPTAPADASVWLGSLGSEEMQTAMQEHTRTATESVLATVGPPYQHASWETLRTEVAAFLDGTADGLSVSLVLADGVLDSLPDGFPGVVDSAPGTFEIRTHPTVPLSFDVVDGELATLDVPHPVHRDDRLGVVGVSDPDVVAAFEREFHALWSDATPLL, encoded by the coding sequence ATGACGGCGCTCGGAGAACTCGGCCTGTCGAGCTACGAGGAGCAGGTCTACCGGACGTTGCTCGTGACCGGTACGACGACGGCCGCCGACCTCTCGACCGCCAGCGACGTGCCGCGTGGCCGCATCTACGACGTGCTCAACGGGCTCCAGTCCCGGGGGCTCGTCGGGACGCAGTCGACGGAGCCGACCCGGTACCACGCCGTCGAGCCAGATGTCGCGGTCGACAGGCTGCTCGCCGAGCGGACCCGCGAACTCGCCGACGAGTGGGAGCGGTATCGTGGCGTCGCCCGCTCGATCCGGACGAACCTGCTCCCGACCGCCCCCGCGGACGCGAGCGTCTGGCTCGGGTCGCTCGGTAGCGAGGAGATGCAGACGGCGATGCAGGAGCACACGCGGACCGCGACGGAGTCGGTGCTGGCGACGGTCGGGCCGCCGTACCAGCACGCGTCGTGGGAGACGCTTCGGACCGAGGTGGCGGCATTCCTCGACGGCACCGCGGACGGGCTCTCCGTCTCGCTCGTCCTCGCCGATGGCGTGCTCGACAGCCTCCCCGACGGCTTCCCCGGTGTCGTCGACTCGGCACCGGGAACCTTCGAGATACGCACCCACCCGACGGTCCCGCTCTCCTTCGACGTCGTCGACGGGGAGCTGGCGACGCTCGACGTGCCACACCCCGTGCACCGAGACGACCGCCTCGGCGTCGTCGGCGTGTCCGACCCCGATGTCGTCGCGGCGTTCGAGCGGGAGTTCCATGCTCTCTGGTCGGACGCGACGCCGCTGCTCTAG
- a CDS encoding MFS transporter, whose amino-acid sequence MTRRRVVGTLFLVIFLDLLGFGILIPVIPLYAKFFGANEFVGSLLIATYSLFQFVGAPILGRLSDERGRRPVLLLSLTGSVLAWTLFGLAGELGSAFGAANGLVVLFFARALAGAMGGNIATANAYMADITPPEDRAKGLGILGAAFGLGFVFGPAIAGIVSSPQALSVFETVLPSAMPVSEFTMPSFTAAVLTGGNLVLAYFVLPEPNRRERTATDADSRLRQLYDAVRSPDIGSLVVAFFLASFAFSAFESQFIFLTSDRLGYGTAENAVLLTYIGVLIAIVQGGLIGPLTERFGEYRLALAGAAIQVVTLAMVPFSLSWGFVPALGPVESGAVALALVSTPLAFGNALTNVSLNALVSLNAEADEQGGAFGLTQSASSLARTFGPAAAGLLYVAIAYWSPFVVAGLLFVPILALLGVVARDRLESTAGV is encoded by the coding sequence ATGACACGGCGGCGGGTCGTCGGGACGCTGTTCCTCGTCATCTTCCTCGACCTGCTCGGCTTCGGCATCCTCATCCCGGTCATCCCGCTGTACGCGAAGTTCTTCGGCGCGAACGAGTTCGTCGGCAGTCTGCTCATCGCCACGTACTCGCTGTTCCAGTTCGTCGGCGCTCCCATCCTCGGCCGGCTCTCGGACGAACGGGGCCGACGACCGGTGCTCCTCCTGTCGCTCACCGGGAGCGTGCTCGCGTGGACGCTGTTCGGGCTGGCGGGGGAACTCGGGAGCGCGTTCGGTGCGGCCAACGGGCTGGTCGTGCTGTTCTTCGCCCGGGCCCTCGCCGGCGCGATGGGCGGGAACATCGCCACCGCGAACGCCTACATGGCGGACATCACGCCGCCGGAGGACCGGGCGAAGGGGCTCGGTATCCTCGGTGCGGCGTTCGGCCTGGGGTTCGTCTTCGGCCCCGCCATCGCGGGAATCGTCTCCAGTCCGCAGGCGCTCTCCGTGTTCGAGACGGTGCTGCCGTCGGCGATGCCGGTCAGCGAGTTCACGATGCCGTCGTTCACCGCGGCGGTGCTGACCGGTGGGAACCTCGTCCTCGCGTACTTCGTGCTCCCCGAGCCGAACCGCAGGGAGCGTACCGCGACCGACGCGGACTCCCGTCTCCGACAGCTGTACGACGCGGTCCGGTCCCCGGACATCGGCTCGCTGGTCGTGGCGTTCTTCCTCGCCTCCTTCGCGTTCTCGGCGTTCGAGAGCCAGTTCATCTTCCTCACCAGCGACCGCCTCGGCTACGGGACCGCCGAGAACGCGGTGCTGCTGACGTACATCGGCGTGCTCATCGCCATCGTCCAGGGCGGGCTCATCGGGCCGCTCACCGAGCGCTTCGGGGAGTACCGGCTCGCGCTTGCTGGCGCGGCCATCCAGGTCGTGACCCTCGCCATGGTCCCGTTCTCGCTCTCGTGGGGGTTCGTCCCCGCCCTCGGCCCGGTCGAGTCCGGTGCCGTCGCGCTCGCGCTCGTCTCGACGCCGCTCGCGTTCGGCAACGCACTGACCAACGTCTCGCTGAACGCGCTGGTCTCTCTGAACGCCGAGGCCGACGAGCAGGGCGGCGCGTTCGGCCTCACCCAGTCCGCGAGCAGCCTCGCGCGGACGTTCGGTCCGGCAGCGGCGGGGTTGCTCTACGTCGCCATCGCGTACTGGTCGCCGTTCGTCGTCGCGGGCCTGCTGTTCGTGCCGATTCTCGCCCTGCTCGGCGTGGTCGCACGGGACCGGCTCGAATCGACGGCCGGGGTCTAG
- a CDS encoding LLM class flavin-dependent oxidoreductase: protein MDLSIVDLSPVPDGGTATEAYANTVEAAQQAERLGFERFWVAEHHGMAERLAGTTPEVLLGHLAAETDDIRLGSGAVLLNHYSPFKVAEVFGALDGLAPGRIDAGLGRANGSPESDRALGTERHVEDPDGDHRERVEAVVNHLYDDYPAGHEYAGLSVPRSGEAPPEPWLLGSSPSSAELAAELGMPYCFAGFIRPQWAEHSFDTYREEFQRSTIAGGVDEPTGIVAVNAVCAETDEAAARLRAVAEASYQRLRRGELGTTPSVEEAIDELGGVPEPTPETLDDDEWPRAISGSPGTIAGLLEQLADRVGVDEVMIQHVVADHDDGLRSHELLADAVGLDPR, encoded by the coding sequence ATGGATCTCTCTATCGTCGACCTCTCACCGGTCCCGGACGGCGGCACCGCAACCGAGGCGTACGCGAACACGGTCGAGGCGGCACAGCAGGCCGAGCGACTCGGATTCGAGCGGTTCTGGGTCGCCGAACACCACGGGATGGCGGAGCGACTTGCCGGCACGACGCCGGAGGTGCTGCTGGGCCACCTCGCGGCCGAGACCGACGACATCAGGCTCGGCTCGGGAGCCGTCCTGCTGAACCACTACAGCCCGTTCAAGGTCGCGGAGGTGTTCGGCGCGCTCGACGGACTCGCACCGGGGCGCATCGACGCCGGGCTCGGACGGGCGAACGGCTCCCCCGAGAGCGACCGTGCGCTCGGGACGGAGCGGCACGTCGAGGACCCCGACGGCGACCACCGGGAGCGGGTCGAAGCGGTCGTCAACCACCTCTACGACGACTACCCGGCGGGCCACGAGTACGCCGGCCTGTCGGTGCCTCGCTCCGGCGAAGCGCCGCCAGAGCCCTGGCTGCTCGGCTCCAGCCCGTCGAGCGCGGAGCTCGCCGCCGAGCTCGGAATGCCGTACTGCTTCGCCGGGTTCATCCGCCCACAGTGGGCCGAACACTCGTTCGACACGTACCGCGAGGAGTTCCAGCGATCAACTATCGCTGGCGGGGTCGACGAGCCGACCGGGATCGTCGCGGTGAACGCCGTCTGCGCCGAGACCGACGAGGCGGCCGCCCGGCTTCGAGCCGTCGCAGAGGCCTCCTACCAGCGGCTCCGGCGCGGCGAGCTGGGGACCACCCCCTCCGTCGAGGAGGCCATCGACGAGCTCGGCGGGGTCCCCGAACCGACGCCGGAGACGCTCGACGACGACGAGTGGCCCCGCGCCATCTCGGGGAGTCCCGGGACTATCGCCGGACTGCTCGAACAGCTCGCCGACCGCGTCGGCGTCGACGAGGTCATGATCCAGCACGTGGTCGCCGATCACGACGACGGGCTGCGGTCGCACGAGCTACTCGCGGACGCGGTCGGTCTCGACCCCCGCTGA
- a CDS encoding DUF3592 domain-containing protein, translating into MTPKLDISVPGRTPGPLRGGLLVVLVGCLLVGYGAYDYHQQSEAMRDAVEVNATVVETGVADVPQRRGRTDYRPTATYEYRYGGETYTSHNVYPGSTGPTFGTRDAAESELARYEVNGSATAYVDPGSPGEAFLTAQRTNTPLKFVGIGGFMSLVGLGSSLRSFLGG; encoded by the coding sequence ATGACGCCTAAGCTCGACATCTCCGTCCCCGGGCGGACCCCCGGTCCGCTCCGAGGCGGCCTACTGGTCGTGCTGGTCGGCTGTCTGCTCGTCGGCTACGGCGCGTACGACTACCACCAGCAGTCGGAGGCGATGCGGGACGCGGTCGAGGTGAACGCCACGGTGGTCGAGACGGGCGTCGCGGACGTGCCACAGCGTCGCGGGAGGACGGACTACCGGCCGACGGCTACCTACGAGTACCGGTACGGGGGCGAGACGTACACGTCCCACAACGTCTACCCGGGCTCGACGGGACCGACCTTCGGAACCCGCGACGCCGCCGAATCGGAGCTAGCGAGGTACGAGGTGAACGGCAGCGCGACCGCGTACGTCGACCCGGGTTCGCCCGGCGAGGCGTTCCTGACCGCGCAACGGACGAACACACCGCTCAAGTTCGTCGGGATCGGTGGCTTCATGTCCCTCGTCGGGCTCGGGTCGTCCCTCAGGTCGTTCCTGGGCGGTTGA
- a CDS encoding DUF4870 domain-containing protein produces the protein MKRPRRPTTDEEEGATEFEESRPGPSLLTERTLTGIFLHPLGLLSGVALPGIVYLTTDHPFTRENARNVLNWHLTYLCVLAAVLFGFALTFVVDAVLPDFAPFDWVVLVLLLVVVAGVFALAIMTLLTMVFSVVGMGKAIFGTAWEYPLAPDVLEWGRELTS, from the coding sequence GTGAAACGCCCCAGACGACCGACGACCGACGAGGAGGAGGGCGCGACCGAGTTCGAGGAGTCCCGGCCGGGTCCGAGCCTGCTGACGGAGCGAACGCTGACCGGTATCTTCCTCCACCCGCTCGGCCTGCTCTCGGGGGTGGCGCTGCCGGGAATCGTCTACCTGACCACCGACCACCCGTTCACCCGGGAGAACGCCCGGAACGTGCTGAACTGGCACCTGACGTACCTCTGTGTACTGGCCGCGGTGCTGTTCGGCTTCGCACTCACGTTCGTCGTCGACGCGGTGCTGCCCGATTTCGCGCCGTTCGACTGGGTGGTACTCGTGCTCCTTCTGGTGGTCGTCGCCGGCGTCTTCGCACTGGCGATCATGACGTTGCTGACGATGGTCTTCTCTGTGGTCGGCATGGGGAAGGCGATCTTCGGGACGGCGTGGGAGTACCCGCTCGCACCGGACGTGCTCGAGTGGGGCCGAGAGTTGACCAGCTGA